One part of the Aurantibacillus circumpalustris genome encodes these proteins:
- a CDS encoding ribonuclease Z gives MTRQTFELLILGSSSASPTSDRNPSAQLLNISERYFLIDCGEATQIQLRRYKAKMQAIDHIFISHLHGDHFFGLPGLLSSMHLLGRKQELTIYCPKELKTIIDTINLAAQTHLSYEIKWMFTNNDGKNLIYEDAKVEVYSFPLKHRIYCTGFLFKEKPLARKIDKYRLEKLNISLADIHALKIGMDVVNLDGELVKNSDATLDPPESRAYAYCSDTIFDKELVKHIRGVDVLYHESTFLDDNLERAKKTYHTTASQAATIAKMADVKQLLLGHFSARYRDLSGFLKEAKPEFENCVLATDGKKIKI, from the coding sequence TTCTAATATTAGGTTCCTCTTCAGCGAGTCCAACTTCAGATAGAAATCCAAGTGCCCAATTGCTAAATATATCTGAGCGTTATTTTTTAATAGATTGTGGAGAAGCTACTCAAATACAACTAAGGCGATACAAAGCAAAAATGCAGGCGATAGATCATATTTTTATTTCGCATTTACACGGAGATCACTTTTTTGGATTACCAGGACTTTTAAGCAGCATGCATCTTTTAGGTAGGAAGCAAGAACTCACGATATACTGTCCAAAAGAACTAAAAACAATTATAGACACAATTAATTTAGCTGCACAAACTCACTTAAGCTATGAAATTAAATGGATGTTTACGAACAATGACGGAAAAAATTTAATTTATGAAGATGCAAAAGTGGAAGTATATTCTTTCCCTTTAAAACACCGCATCTATTGTACTGGCTTTTTGTTTAAAGAAAAACCACTAGCAAGAAAAATAGATAAATACAGATTAGAAAAACTAAATATTTCGTTAGCAGATATTCATGCATTAAAGATAGGAATGGACGTTGTTAATTTAGACGGAGAGCTTGTTAAAAATTCTGATGCTACACTTGATCCTCCTGAATCAAGAGCTTATGCATATTGCAGCGATACTATTTTTGATAAAGAGTTAGTTAAACATATTCGAGGTGTTGATGTACTTTATCACGAGAGCACTTTTCTTGACGATAATCTTGAGCGTGCAAAAAAAACATATCACACCACAGCGAGTCAAGCTGCAACAATTGCAAAAATGGCTGATGTTAAACAGTTGTTACTAGGACATTTTTCTGCTAGATACAGAGATTTGAGTGGCTTTTTGAAGGAGGCTAAACCAGAATTTGAAAATTGTGTGTTGGCAACGGATGGTAAAAAAATAAAAATTTAA
- a CDS encoding response regulator transcription factor, with amino-acid sequence MMIKVLIADKNFLSRVGLELLVGELKGFELVPSVCGDKDDLISQLQLSKPNLLIADFISLGITENELKGLTKKYTRTKFLVITELLSKKELNTVLDSGITSFLLKDCDKIEILEAINSTIKGEKFICGKIVSFLSASPEIVTNNSFIKSLGCDGIPVTDREIDIIRGIAEGLSNKLIADKLKLSTHTVNTHRKNIMNKLGVNNTAGVVMFAVKNQLLETNFSLYQ; translated from the coding sequence ATGATGATTAAGGTACTTATAGCGGATAAGAATTTTTTATCAAGAGTTGGTCTCGAACTTTTGGTGGGAGAGCTAAAAGGCTTCGAGCTTGTTCCTTCTGTTTGTGGTGATAAGGACGACCTTATTAGCCAATTGCAATTATCAAAGCCCAATCTTTTAATTGCTGACTTTATTTCTTTGGGAATTACAGAAAACGAATTAAAAGGCCTTACAAAAAAATATACACGCACAAAGTTTTTAGTTATTACAGAACTCCTTTCAAAAAAAGAATTAAATACAGTATTGGATAGCGGAATTACCAGCTTTTTATTAAAAGATTGCGATAAAATTGAAATTCTAGAAGCAATAAATTCGACCATTAAGGGGGAGAAATTTATATGCGGTAAGATAGTATCATTTTTATCTGCTAGCCCTGAAATTGTCACCAATAATTCTTTTATTAAATCACTGGGTTGTGATGGTATACCAGTAACTGACCGTGAAATTGATATTATTCGGGGTATCGCGGAAGGTTTATCAAATAAACTTATTGCTGATAAATTAAAATTAAGTACCCACACAGTAAATACTCACCGTAAGAACATTATGAATAAGTTGGGCGTTAATAATACAGCTGGCGTTGTAATGTTTGCCGTAAAAAATCAACTACTGGAAACTAATTTCAGTTTGTACCAGTAA
- the gldG gene encoding gliding motility-associated ABC transporter substrate-binding protein GldG — translation MVTKKITTSNKRKDVTSLAAVIVIILLFNFVGSFYFERFDLTTEKRYTLAESTKNLLKNLDDEVYLKVYLNGDFDPSFTRLKNEAREILDEFRAYSKNQIQYEFITPGEGVTPEEKNNLEKQLYEKGLMPEEITMRSSDKTTQNRIWPGAIISHKGKETVWQIFNRQSTGVEMETSINNSVEELEYSLTNSIRKLQRTKRPEVTFIQGHHELDTIQQYSFMKALSEYYDVNQTTITPGRELRSLKGSDAIIISKPDSAFTDKEIYTIDQYIMNGGKVLWLIDPVYTNLDSLRTGFTLGLNRPLNIEEMLFKYGVRLNPILIQDIQCSYLKINTGFQKGQPKFELLPWVYSPLVLPDINHPIVKNLDLIKFDFLSTIDTITSARNIKKTILLKTSKYTKTQPTPARISLAMTKMKLKESQFINSYQPVACLLEGEFTSFVENRLPSVLLNDTNFKHIDHGKNTKMIVVADGDVAKNEYARNTGQVYPLGYDRNTQQTFANKTFLVNCVNYLLDDEGMLQLRSREVKLRLLDKKKIKQQHSKWQFINVAMPLLIVIAFASIQFYIRKRKYAAAK, via the coding sequence ATGGTAACAAAAAAAATAACCACTTCTAATAAACGTAAGGATGTTACTTCTCTAGCAGCTGTCATCGTAATTATTCTGCTGTTTAACTTTGTGGGTTCCTTTTACTTTGAGCGGTTTGACCTAACAACCGAAAAAAGATATACACTTGCTGAATCAACAAAAAATCTATTGAAGAATTTGGATGATGAAGTATATTTAAAAGTATATCTCAATGGTGATTTTGATCCTAGTTTTACTCGCTTAAAAAACGAAGCGAGAGAAATTTTAGATGAATTTAGAGCTTACTCGAAAAACCAAATCCAATACGAGTTTATTACTCCTGGAGAAGGTGTAACACCAGAAGAAAAAAATAATCTCGAAAAACAATTGTACGAAAAAGGTTTGATGCCGGAAGAAATTACGATGCGTAGTAGTGACAAAACTACTCAAAACAGAATCTGGCCCGGCGCAATCATAAGTCATAAAGGGAAAGAAACCGTTTGGCAAATATTCAATCGTCAGTCAACGGGAGTTGAAATGGAAACCTCCATTAATAATAGTGTCGAAGAATTAGAATATAGCCTCACCAACTCCATACGAAAACTTCAACGTACCAAAAGACCAGAAGTTACTTTTATTCAGGGACATCATGAATTGGATACTATACAACAATATAGTTTTATGAAGGCCCTGTCTGAGTACTACGATGTTAATCAAACTACCATTACTCCAGGTAGAGAGCTGAGATCTCTTAAGGGGAGTGATGCCATTATAATTTCTAAACCTGATAGTGCATTCACCGATAAAGAAATTTATACAATCGATCAATACATCATGAATGGCGGGAAAGTTTTATGGTTAATCGATCCGGTTTATACTAACCTCGATTCGCTTCGTACTGGATTTACGCTTGGTTTAAACAGGCCTCTTAATATCGAAGAAATGTTGTTTAAATATGGGGTACGTTTAAACCCGATACTAATTCAAGATATTCAGTGCAGCTATTTGAAGATAAATACTGGTTTCCAAAAAGGCCAACCAAAATTTGAATTACTTCCTTGGGTTTATTCTCCGCTAGTATTGCCTGATATCAATCACCCCATCGTAAAAAACCTTGATCTTATTAAGTTCGATTTCTTGAGTACAATTGATACTATTACTTCTGCAAGAAATATTAAAAAAACCATTCTTCTTAAAACATCTAAATACACCAAAACACAGCCAACTCCCGCGCGCATATCTTTAGCTATGACAAAAATGAAACTGAAAGAATCACAGTTCATTAATTCCTACCAACCTGTTGCCTGTCTGTTAGAAGGGGAGTTCACTAGTTTCGTGGAAAACCGTCTTCCATCTGTACTTTTAAACGACACCAACTTTAAACACATCGACCATGGAAAAAACACAAAAATGATTGTGGTTGCCGATGGCGATGTGGCAAAAAACGAATATGCGAGAAATACCGGACAAGTTTATCCCTTGGGTTATGATAGAAATACGCAGCAAACCTTTGCCAACAAAACATTTTTAGTAAACTGTGTTAATTATTTACTTGATGACGAAGGCATGCTTCAATTGCGTTCGCGAGAAGTAAAACTAAGATTGTTAGACAAAAAGAAAATAAAACAACAACATAGTAAATGGCAATTTATTAATGTTGCAATGCCTCTGCTGATTGTAATAGCTTTTGCCTCTATTCAATTTTACATACGTAAACGCAAATACGCCGCAGCGAAATAA